In Drosophila santomea strain STO CAGO 1482 chromosome 2L, Prin_Dsan_1.1, whole genome shotgun sequence, a single window of DNA contains:
- the LOC120443759 gene encoding piezo-type mechanosensitive ion channel component isoform X14: protein MVFSYACMVLQRIVVPAVLVLAALMRPVGISFVYLLMFFVSPFVPLATRRNFKGSVTAFFIILLALSTLLLLGHITLQILAVSLTLPIYNCSFSEQLLRHIGFVSFIDLQPFAIIEWLVPEVLVFATSLGSYLTVKRVASQPVGVEQLENGEVVDGQAENEQTSSQPAATDANGGDVQQVTVTTPLQQQQQQLRKRVSMISQHIHFEGLVKISPLFCLATLFFAAVLRPSVPGGFYFLIFLLAGTYWATCQTLQRGFALLLRCVMVVLVLHSLSIVSYQTPWMQDHLNHTTLTARLIGLEPLIESYCSPDIRVFLYNNKLSLDSYLNPFALFFAYFALALTTKHLIKPRLEPKPATAFGQQLDCNSSSINNTTTGNKVNRQLSLLTSQTSRGRRDGSNPGGGGATITTTTTTNTNTNTTITSSAIRNQRLSVSLRRDQRATLNEPTETTPLVRQSTRKARTPQPLESGSSVAPSVTQRGNDIQLDSLEQRSEQENTTTSILDQISYGFVSVGGFIYQNSYIFTNILMMAWSIVYHSWLTFVLLLWANVLWMIPNQRKAMMRSSPFIVLYAEALLIAQYIYGMDLNNEELPTSVPTAGINLQQIGFERPIENQMRPCVPLIVKTAFVLMFWVTSRQFFKEKRDRRRDSTLADIIAPLQITVGSAGSSYLINDGKKTSKFLKKAGDVIKNLLVRLWIWLLVLVIFLCAITGENMTGFRICYMALFLFFLLVFQSSSKAWVKIMYGFWLFLIFYAMSILILIYTYQFDKFDKYWSDYLNVSATLQKDIGLKRYQTKDLFLHLVSPTIIVILTVIQVHYFHKRFIASLQQQPLAGGSAQQKPTETTALEPAPSKRRGSAGSLRRSQGPSAEAAPGATTDFETSVRDLVRISFRKIKNKSEYIFKNFKDVFWRFLELHIMKAVYIAAFVCSVSEVCVLHIIFVGFCVLGATSRKAVQVVISRLISFIVTIIVLSKMIYQIEYLSHSQHNVVCSDNRTANNAEWIGLTKADKVTGGLMSLLRTYIIYMVIVTMHAVITLRQLQMRVKIGALNAPPTKLLFPNIIRADAEKDLVGLVKYLLNFGFYKFGIEISLIALVSTITYRQDIVAVVYALWLVVLLLLRRSQCAKIWGVFQAFFAISILTQYIVLVGLPPSSCLVYPWDEGPFGEGIQRWTMLPGTLHFNHVPKLIFDFIVLVILNRQKSIFCIEQRYASNDDYPGGSNRSVIADIAQLGRVPFDNPTHDFCSYIRNYSDILKNGVLCGFYWFTLAVVFLAGTNIADLLALGYLIGAFIFLWQGSDFYLRPIHTIIFRWKWLLAFNVANILIKTSFQMAGCLFMTQLTKDCCWLVHMLGITCTSNVLTEQIMLPEEAELTLKPGECPKITHQVVLLWDTICFAFIIFQLRIFKSHYFCHIITDTKANNILASRGADIIESLRHKQIAHRHDHEKQVLHKIKRKMERIRATQQKMLRPLDKQTHFDEHGYPLPAPTVRRRKEIKLHPHATRAGDYYMFEEMDDKFELDLIHDEIDFLEEENITESEMKMQRRKTLYDLLPASGLTRYIYLNPQKSKDAPTGEFPSTSKGISKERDAATASSSASPAPTRDVGDLPVIPPPLTGLGREQTSKETSDSKSKMEVDSGEVTAKDSDEDFDTNPIIRLLEGFLVTLTIRLNRFSRNYRFVNRILAGEKKTLKESSSLNRLGLSSAAAMFHFLKSNLERKQSINSSPPAKGAGEFNLEEENFAQRDHHIIVEVLISSWYALLANTDLICYIVVFINQVVNASLISLPLPIMVFLWGTLSLPRPTKTFWVTLIAYTQAIVLIKCIFQFKLIWSNYHQLPNQPLTPAKIFGVENKAHYAIYDLILLLVLFLHRYLLKSQGLWKSGYKDTDNQFTKPTASIDERDDSDNLSQPDSRQLNDDAAQKLSLQVSQASLPGSPEFSKTGINQLERTKYTSSLYKFFFSLVHKSRLATDVYALMFLCDFVNFFVLLFGFTAFGTQQTESDEGVQTYLAENKVPIPFLIMLLVQFLLIVIDRALYLRKALVNKIIFHFFSVIGIHIWMFFVVPAVTERTFNSLAPPIIFYVIKCFYMLLSSYQIKSGYPKRILGNFFTKGFSMVNMIAFKVYMQIPFLYELRTILDWVCIDSTMTIFDWLKMEDIFSNIYLIRCTRQSETDFPAMRAQKKASLSKLIMGGTVVLLIVICIWGPLCLFALGNAVGTSNVPFHVSLSIRIGPYDPIYTTNNYDSIFEINPEMYSQMTNAYIKEKQALTFIAGYDATDVAAVRLAGNSPSLWNIAPPDRQRLLNDLRNNHTLKARFSYSLTRKAPAKGLKENVGDEHAISLDESFEGRAALIHMLSETHDVEPIHSNGTTNGTTPEVEEVVVIPGMIPKFIKVLNSGDAAVVSVLSQKHYDYRPLVIKMHRDNETNGLWWEIRDFCNDTFYNETLSKFAYSNCTSGIVMYTFNDKKFPSTFSFLTAGGIIGLYTTFVLLASRFMKSFIGGQNRKIMFEDLPYVDRVLQLCLDIYLVREALEFALEEDLFAKLLFLYRSPETLIKWTRPKEEYVDDDGDTDSIPSRMSVRRPEQLQPQQPQ, encoded by the exons ATGGTCTTCAGCTATGCGTGCATGGTGCTCCAGCGCATCGTGGTGCCAGCGGTCCTGGTACTCG CTGCCCTGATGCGACCAGTGGGCATATCCTTTGTGTACCTTCTGATGTTCTTCGTGTCGCCCTTTGTCCCGCTGGCCACGCGACGCAACTTCAAAGGATCTGTGACTGCCTTCTTCATCATCCTGCTGGCGCTGAGCACGCTGCTCCTCTTGGGTCACATAACGCTCCAGATTCTGGCGGTCAGCCTCACGCTGCCCATCTACAACTGCTCGTTCAGTGAGCAACTGCTGCGACACATTGGCTTTGTGAGCTTCATTGATCTACA GCCATTTGCCATCATTGAATGGCTGGTGCCCGAGGTGCTGGTATTCGCCACCTCACTGGGATCGTATCTCACTGTGAAGCGAGTGGCCTCTCAGCCCGTCGGCGTCGAGCAGCTGGAAAACGGCGAAGTGGTCGATGGCCAGGCGGAAAACGAGCAGACATCTTCTCAGCCTGCTGCCACAGATGCCAATGGTGGAGATGTGCAACAGGTCACGGTCACCACGccactgcagcaacagcagcagcagctgaggAAGCGAGTGTCCATGATCAGTCAGCACATTCACTTTGAGGGATTGGTCAAGATCT CTCCTCTGTTCTGCCTGGCCACGCTATTCTTTGCGGCCGTGCTGCGTCCCTCGGTGCCTGGCGGATTTTACTTTCTCATTTTCCTGCTGGCCGGCACCTACTGGGCAACATGCCAGACGCTGCAACG GGGCTTTGCATTGTTGCTGCGCTGCGTGATGGTCGTCCTCGTGCTGCACTCCCTGTCCATTGTATCCTACCAGACGCCATGGATGCAGGACCACCTCAATCATACCACCCTGACAGCCCG TTTGATTGGACTGGAACCGCTTATTGAATCCTACTGCTCGCCGGATATACGTGTCTTTCTGTACAATAATAAGCTGTCCCTGGACTCGTATCTCAATCCCTTTGCGTTGTTCTTTGCCTACTTCGCACTGGCCCTGACCACCAAGCATCTCATTAAGCCACGG CTGGAGCCCAAGCCAGCCACCGCATTTGGGCAGCAACTAGATTGCAAtagcagcagcatcaacaacaccaccaccgGCAACAAGGTCAACCGCCAGCTATCGCTGCTCACCTCGCAGACGTCGCGGGGTCGTCGGGATGGGTCGAATCCTGGCGGAGGTGGagccaccatcaccaccaccacgaccaccaacaccaacaccaataCCACCATCACCTCCTCCGCAATCCGCAATCAGCGCTTGAGT GTTTCTTTGCGCCGTGATCAGCGTGCAACGTTGAATGAACCGACTGAGACGACGCCT TTGGTGCGGCAAAGCACGCGCAAGGCACGCACACCCCAACCGCTGGAAAGTGGATCCTCGGTGGCGCCCAGTGTCACTCAGCGGGGCAACGACATACAGCTGGACTCGTTGGAACAGCGATCGGAGCAGGAGAACACCACCACATCCATACTGGATCAGATTTCGTATGGCTTCGTCAGCGTGGGAGGATTCATATATCAGAACAGCTATATATTCACCAACATTCTTATGATG GCCTGGTCCATAGTGTATCACAGTTGGCTGACTTttgtgctgttgctgtgggCCAACGTGCTGTGGATGATTCCTAACCAGAGGAAGGCCATGATGCGGTCCAGTCCCTTCATAGTCCTATATGCTGAGGCCCTTTTGATTGCCCAATACATATACGGCATGGATCTCAACAACGAAGAACTGCCCACGAGCGTTCCA ACTGCGGGCATTAACCTGCAACAAATTGGCTTCGAACGACCAATCGAAAACCAAATGCGGCCATGTGTGCCGCTGATCGTAAAGACAGCCTTTGTGCTAATGTTTTGGGTGACATCGCGGCAGTTCTTTAAGGAGAAGCGTGATCGCCGAAGGGACAGCACACTGGCGGATATCATTGCCCCACTGCAGATCACTGTGGGATCGGCTGGCTCCAGCTACCTCATCAACGATGGCAAGAAGACCTCAAAGTTCCTAAAGAAGGCCGGCGATGTGATCAAGAATCTACTGGTGCGTCTGTGGATCTGGCTACTGGTGCTGGTTATCTTCCTCTGCGCCATCACTGGCGAGAACATGACCGGCTTCCGCATCTGCTACATGGCCCTGTTCCTATTCTTCTTGCTAGTCTTTCAATCGTCGTCCAAGGCATGGGTTAAGATTATGTACGGCTTCTGGCTGTTTTTGATCTTCTATGCCATGTCCATACTTATATTGATCTACACATATCAATTCGACAAGTTCGACAAGTACTGGAGCGACTATCTCAATGTGTCCGCGACGCT GCAAAAGGACATCGGGCTTAAGCGCTACCAGACCAAGGATCTGTTCCTTCATTTGGTCTCACCGACGATTATTGTGATCCTGACCGTCATCCAAGTGCACTACTTCCACAAGCGCTTCATCGCCTcattgcaacagcagccgtTGGCTGGCGGATCGGCACAGCAGAAACCCACGGAGACAACTGCCTTGGAACCGGCGCCATCAAAGCGACGTGGCAGCGCCGGTTCACTGCGTAGATCCCAGGGTCCATCGGCGGAGGCTGCTCCAGGAGCCACCACCGATTTCGAGACATCTGTGCGAGACTTGGTGCGCATTTCGTTCCGCAAGATCAAAAACAAGTCGGAGTACATTTTCAAGAACTTCAAGGATGTCTTCTGGCGCTTCCTGGAGCTGCACATCATGAAGGCTGTGTATATCGCAGCCTTCGTGTGCAGTGTCAGCGAAGTCTGCGTACTGCACATTATCTTTGTGGGTTTCTGTGTGCTGGGCGCCACCTCGCGCAAGGCCGTCCAGGTGGTGATCAGCCGCCTCATCTCGTTCATTGTCACCATCATAGTTCTGTCCAAGATGATCTACCAGATCGAGTACTTAAGTCACTCGCAGCACAACGTGGTTTGT TCTGACAACCGGACGGCCAACAATGCGGAGTGGATTGGTCTCACCAAGGCCGACAAGGTGACGGGCGGACTGATGAGCCTGTTGCGCACCTACATCATCTACATGGTTATTGTGACCATGCACGCAGTGATCACCTTGCGGCAGCTTCAAATGCGCGTGAAGATTGGAGCACTGAATGCTCCACCCACCAAGCTGCTGTTCCCCAATATTATTCGAGCTGATGCTGAGAAGGATCTGGTGGGACTGGTCAAGTATCTCCTCAACTTTGGCTTCTACAAATTTGGCATTGAGATATCGCTTATCGCCCTGGTCTCCACCATCACATATCGCCAGGATATTGTGGCCGTAGTCTATGCTCTGTGGCTGGTGGTGCTTTTGCTTCTGAGGAGATCCCAGTGCGCCAAAATATGGGGCGTGTTTCAGGCATTCTTTGCCATCTCCATACTGACACAGTACATAGTGCTGGTCGGACTGCCGCCGAGCTCATGTCTGG TTTATCCTTGGGATGAAGGTCCCTTTGGCGAGGGCATACAACGCTGGACGATGCTGCCAGGAACCTTGCACTTCAATCACGTGCCCAAGCTAATCTTCGACTTCATTGTCTTGGTCATTCTAAACCGACAGAAGAGTATCTTCTGCATCGAACAGCGTTATGCCAGTAACGACGACTATCCGGGTGGCAGCAATCGCAGTGTGATCGCCGATATTGCTCAGCTAGGTCGCGTTCCCTTCGACAATCCCACCCACGACTTTTGCTCTTACATACGGAACTATTCGGACATCCTCAAGAATGGAGTGTTGTGCGGCTTCTACTGGTTTACTCTGGCAGTTGTGTTCTTGGCCGGCACCAATATTGCAGATCTACTGGCCCTGGGTTATCTGATCGGAGCGTTTATCTTCCTGTGGCAGGGATCTGATTTCTATCTGCGTCCCATACACACCATCATCTTTCGCTGGAAGTGGCTGCTGGCATTCAATGTGGCCAACATACTCATCAAGACGTCCTTCCAGATGGCCGGCTGTTTGTTCATGACACAACTGACCAAAGACTGCTGCTGGCTGGTGCACATGCTCGGCATCACCTGTACGAGCAATGTGCTTACAGAGCAAATAATGCTGCCGGAGGAGGCAGAGTTAACGCTGAAGCCAGGCGAATGTCCTAAGATCACCCACCAGGTGGTCCTCCTGTGGGACACGATTTGCTTTGCCTTCATCATCTTCCAGCTGCGCATCTTCAAGTCGCACTACTTCTGTCACATCATAACGGacacaaaagcaaacaacatcCTGGCCTCAAG AGGAGCCGACATCATTGAGAGCCTACGACACAAGCAGATTGCCCATCGCCACGACCATGAAAAGCAGGTGCTACACAAGATCAAGCGAAAGATGGAGCGCATCCGAGCCACGCAGCAGAAGATGCTTCGACCCTTGGACAAACAAACCCACTTTGACG AACATGGTTATCCACTTCCTGCACCAACAGTACGCAGAAGgaaggaaattaaattacatcCACATG CTACCCGTGCTGGTGACTACTACATGTTCGAGGAGATGGACGATAAGTTTGAGCTTGACTTGATACACGACGAGATTGACTTCCTCGAGGAGGAGAACATCACCGAGAGCGAGATGAAGATGCAGCGACGCAAGACGCTCTACGAT CTGTTACCAGCCAGTGGACTAACTCGCTATATTTATTTGAACCCACAGAAGTCGAAGGACGCACCCACTGGCGAGTTTCCCTCCACCAGCAAGGGTATTTCCAAGGAACGCGATGCCGCGACAGCTTCTAGTTCGGCCTCTCCAGCGCCAACTAGGGATGTGGGTGATCTGCCCGTAATTCCGCCACCTTTGACTGGCCTGGGACGCGAGCAAACCTCCAAGGAGACCTCCGATAGCAAGTCTAAAATGGAAGTGGACAGCGGAGAGGTGACGGCCAAGGATTCGGATGAGGACTTTGATACAAATCCAATTATCAGGCTGCTCGAGGGCTTCTTGGTCACGCTGACCATAAGACTGAACCGCTTCTCGCGCAACTATCGCTTTGTAAATCGCATCCTGGCCGGCGAAAAGAAGACCCTGAAG GAGTCCAGCTCGTTGAATCGTCTGGGGCTGTCCAGTGCCGCTGCCATGTTCCACTTCCTCAAGTCCAATCTCGAGAG aAAACAATCAATCAATTCATCGCCGCCAGCAAAGGG CGCGGGTGAATTCAATCTGGAGGAGGAGAACTTTGCCCAGAGGGATCATCATATCATTGTCGAGGTGCTGATCTCCTCGTGGTATGCCTTATTGGCCAACACGGATCTCATCTGCTACATTGTGGTGTTCATCAATCAG gTGGTCAATGCCAGTCTTAtttcgctgccgctgcccaTAATGGTCTTTTTGTGGGGAACACTGTCTCTGCCACGTCCCACTAAAACCTTCTGGGTCACCTTGATTGCCTACACCCAGGCCATCGTGCTGATCAAGTGCATCTTCCAGTTTAAACTGATCTGGTCCAATTACCACCAACTGCCCAATCAGCCGCTGACACCTGCCAAAATATTCGGCGTGGAGAACAAGGCCCACTATGCGATTTACGATCTGATCCTTTTGCTGGTTCTATTCCTGCATCGCTATCTGCTTAAGTCACAAGGCCTGTGGAAATCGGGCTACAAGGACACGGACAACCAGTTCACCAAACCCACCGCTAGCAT TGATGAACGCGACGATAGCGACAACTTATCACAACCGGATTCCCGCCAGCTAAACGATGATGCTGCTCAGAAGCTGAGTCTTCAAGTGAGTCAGGCTTCCTTGCCAGGATCGCCTGAATTCAGCAAGACTGGCATCAATCAGCTTGA GCGCACCAAGTACACCTCATcattatacaaatttttctTCAGTTTGGTTCACAAATCCCGTCTAGCCACAGATGTATATGCTCTGATGTTCCTCTGCGATTTTGTGAACTTCTTTGTGCTTCTGTTCGGCTTCACTGCATTTGGA ACTCAGCAAACGGAAAGTGACGAAGGTGTGCAGACATATCTCGCGGAGAACAAAGTGCCCATACCATTCCTGATTATGTTACTGGTTCAGTTCCTGCTCATCGTCATTGATCGAGCCTTGTACCTGCGCAAAGCCCTGGTGAACAAGATCATCTTCCACTTCTTTTCGGTTATCGGAATACACATCTGGATGTTCTTCGTTGTGCCTGCAGTTACGGAACGCACTTTCAACTCCCTCGCACCTCCAATAATATTCTACGTGATAAAGTGCTTTTACATGCTGCTCAGCTCTTATCAAATCAAATCCGGTTACCCCAAGCGCATTCTGGGCAATTTCTTCACCAAGGGATTCTCGATGGTCAATATGATTGCCTTTAAGGTGTACATGCAGATTCCATTCCTGTACGAGCTGCGAACAATATTAGACTGGGTGTGCATTGACAGCACAATGACCATTTTTGACTGGCTGAAGATGGAGGACATTTTCTCGAATATATACCTAATCCGGTGCACCCGGCAGTCAGAGACAGATTTTCCAGCTATGAGAGCTCAGAAGAAAGCCTCACTTTCCAAGCTCATAATGGGTGGCACCGTCGTCCTCCTGATAGTGATTTGCATTTGGGGGCCACTGTGTTTGTTTGCCCTTGGCAACGCGGTGGGCACCTCGAATGTGCCCTTTCATGTGTCGCTATCAATACGAATCGGACCCTATGATCCCATCTACACAACGAACAACTACGACAGTATCTTTGAGATCAATCCTGAGATGTATTCTCAGATGACTAATGCATACATTAAGGAGAAACAGGCTTTGACGTTTATCGCTGGTTATGATGCAACGGATGTGGCTGCGGTTAGACTAGCTGGCAATTCGCCTTCCCTGTGGAACATAGCACCGCCAGATAGGCAGCGATTACTAAATGATTTAAGAAACA ATCACACACTGAAGGCGCGGTTCTCTTATTCTCTCACCCGGAAGGCTCCTGCCAAGGGGCTAAAGGAAAATGTGGGGGACGAGCATGCCATATCCCTGGATGAGTCCTTTGAGGGACGAGCAGCACTCATTCATATGCTAAGTGAAACCCATGACGTTGAGCCAATTCACAGCAATGGCACAACAAATGGTACCACACCCGAAGTCGAAGAAGTGGTGGTGATACCCGGTATGATACCCAAGTTTATCAAGGTTCTCAATTCGGGCGACGCTGCGGTGGTAAGTGTGTTGAGCCAAAAACACTACGACTACCGACCGCTGGTTATCAAAATGCATCGCGACAACGAGACCAATGGATTGTGGTGGGAGATTCGGGACTTCTGCAACGATACCTTCTACAACGAAACTCTGTCGAAGTTTGCATACAGCAACTGTACTTCAGGGATTGTGATGTACACGTTCAACGATAAAAAGTTCCCATCCACGTTCAGTTTCCTCACAGCGGGAGG CATCATTGGCCTGTATACCACCTTTGTGTTATTGGCCTCGCGCTTTATGAAGTCCTTTATTGGTGGGCAAAACAGAAAGATAATGTTTGAGGATCTGCCATACGTTGATAGAGTGCTGCAGCTCTGTCTGGACATTTATCTG GTACGGGAGGCATTGGAATTCGCGCTGGAAGAAGACCTGTTTGCCAAATTACTCTTCCTATACCGATCGCCCGAAACGCTAATCAAGTGGACCCGTCCCAAGGAGGAGTACGTGGACGATGACGGTGACACCGACTCGATTCCCAGTCGAATGAGCGTGCGCCGGCCCGAGCAGCTGCAGCCACAGCAACCGCAATAA